DNA from Drosophila gunungcola strain Sukarami chromosome 3L unlocalized genomic scaffold, Dgunungcola_SK_2 000002F, whole genome shotgun sequence:
GTTCACTAAAGTCCTCTGCTCCATGGAATATATCCTCCATTTCGGCAATGCTCAGGTCGTTTAGGTTGATTTTCTTGAACACCTCGTCGGCATTGTCCTCCTCCGCCAGATCAATTTGATTTAGGGATTCGCTGGGTTTGGGGTGTTGGTTTAGAGGAAGCTTCTCTGTGCCTGGAAAGGATGTGTCGCCAAAGAGTCCTAGTCCATCATCCGATCCACTTTGCTGCAACTTCTGGTTGTTGTTATGGCTTGTCTGTGCCTGTGTCCCAAAGAGCTCCTCCTTTCGTCCGCCCAGCAGATCCTCCAGCTTCGCGTTGGAGAAGAAGctatcgtcgtcgtcgccctCCGGCCAAAAGAGGCTCTCGCTGCACTGGCGCTTGGCATGGCTTCCACTTGCCGTCTCATCGGTCAAATCCagatttcttttgtttttattgccaaCAACTTGCTTATTCGACATTTATTTGGCGCTCAATAGTGTGACCGTCGCGGGAAAAGGgctgaaaaacaaaaccagGGCTGGGTCACTTCTACCTTAAGCCAAGTTCCCCACCAAAATAGTGTCCCCACTTGAGCGTTGGTAAACTAATTTTGTAATACTCTTTTAAAAGGTATTACACATTTTGGTTAGCAGTTCATTTTCCTTACCTCAAATTCATGCAAATatctaaacaaataaaaaaacgggAAATAAAACATCTTCTTGGTGTCGCAGCCATACCACAATTTTAGCAGGAATAATATAGTTGCTACAATTTTTTACTGAATTTTCAGCAATTTAAAGATTAAGTCGTTTTGACCTGTTTCTGTTATTGTTTTACAACACTGCTGTTTACCGTTCTATGTACCACAACAAAGTTTCAAAAACTCACAAAGGAAACGCTTAAATTTAGGTTTTGAAAAGTAAATTGGAAATatgtttgaatatttaattaaagtgcctaatatttaaaaaacccaTACACTGGGAAAAGCGGTCtagaatatttcaaatttcttaaatCCTTACATTTAGTTGGTCACTCTGGTGGTGTGCCCCGCACTTTGCACagtttaatttcattcaaagtgtttattttactatcttttgtttattagaaaacaaaaagcaaaggACGTTTCGCCAGGATGAGCAGCGGCTGGTATTTGCAACATGTAACCACCGGCAGCCGGCACATATTGCACAAGGGGGACAATTTGGTGGGGCGTCACTCGCGCTGCCGAATTGTTTTGGCTGGAAAGTACGAATATGTGTCCCGGGAGCACGCTAAAATCATCGTCAGCGACGAGCGCGTGGTGGTGCAGTCTCTGGTGAGTTGTCCCAGGTTCCCTCGGATAGTACATACGGCTAACCATGTCCACTTTAATCACAGAACGCCTTGAACGGCATCTTCATCAACGATGGCAAACTGGGCGGCAAGATCAACCGGTTGGCCGTGGCGGAGGGCTCCGTCATCAGCCTGGGAGTTACGGGAATCCCGATCGCTGACGTGACAGGCGTTCATGCCATTTTCACCCTCAAGAAAATGAAGCCCACAGTGGAGGAGATTGTGCTCACCTCTGATGACGATGATACCCAACCGCTGCCTGCCGTTAAATCTTCCAGTTGCAATCAGCCCACTGAATTCAATCTCAAACAGCAAATACCAAGCTTTGCCCCCAAGCAGGACATCAGCAgccaggaggaggaggagcttcCCTCCAGCTCGGGCTTGCATCTGCCGAAAATAACCGAGGTCAAGCAGGAAATGGTCAAGAAAACCACAGAGGACATAGTGAACATCTTCGGGGAGGCGGACGAGGCCATTCTCGACTATGTAATGGAGAAGAATCCGTATGTGTACAACAGGCTGAACAACAAGCCAGTGGGCGCGGCCACCCCCAGCACAAAGATCCACGACGGCGACCATATTGTACTGGACTCGGATGCGGAGAAGGGTCAAATGCCGGAGGGACAGGGCAAACAGGAAGTCCTCCCGGACGAGGAGGAGTACGATGAGCGCTTCGCCTTGTCCCAGGCTGTTTTGAAGGAAATGAAAGCCGAAATGGCCTTCAGCAATGGCGAAGAAAACTTCCTAGATGGCATAGATGACATGGCACTTGGTTCTCCTTCATCCCAAGCTTCCGAGGACATCGTCGTCATCAGCGACTCGGATGATCATGAGCTTTACGACAAGGTAGCCGACTGGTCCAAGCTGCTCAGCCAAAAAGTCGTCCCGGATGTCATTGAAATGTCACAGACGTATCCCCTGGCGGAGGAGGATTCGAATTCGAATTCGGACTCGGATCTGGATAGAACACCTGATAAACACCCGAGAAGGGCCCTACGTATGCCGTCCTCCAGTGAGGACGAATCTAGCGACGAGGTGGCTGCTATTAATAAGAAGCGAAAAAGAGGACGTTCTGAAATCAGGATCATTAACGACCACATTGTCCGCCAAGGTAGTTACACTACATCTTCTAATAAATActataataatacattttagcTTTTACCACAGCAGACAGCACAACTCCTGATTCTCAGTCGTCTAAAAATTTCAAAGTGCTCGTAAGGAACATTAAAAGTATTGACCATGTGAGCTCCACAGCCAGTGATGAGCAACCTTTCGAAGAAGTCAAGGctaaactaaaaacttgtttaaaaaCTCCGCCGAAGGTATTAGTAGACGACGAGGACAAGAAAGCAGAGACCAAGAAGTCCTCCATCCCCATGCGACGCAAGTCAGTTGCATTTCGAGATGAGGTGGCTGAATTCAGTGCAGCAAAGCCAAGCACTTCCCGGGAAATCAAGGATTCACTTAAAGACAAAGCAGTGGCGCCTAAGCGACAACTCCGCAGCCGTTCAAAATCCTGCTATATAGAAATGCCAAATGATTTTAAAGAGCCGCTGACGAAAAaagggaaaggaaaggaaGTCGTGGAAGAGAATCTACGCGAGCTAAGGTCCAATTGTGTCATCGTAACACCAAAGAAATGTGACGAAACGATGGATAATAGTCGCCAGGTTCTAGTGGTTACGCTACATAGTCCAACTAAACTAGATGTACCTCTTATACCTGAGAAGCATACTCCATCCAAAAAAAGTTCGCGGCTGCTCAACCGAAGTAAATCATGTTCTATGGACCGCTCTCTGGCCACGGAAACTGATGATTCTAACAAGAAGATGTCCAGGGAGCTTTCGCCGACTAAGAGCAATGCTTCCGGACGAGTTAAAAACCTCAACGAGGCAAGATTGACACGCGGACCATCCGTGATTGAGGCTCCGAGCTTGACCAAGCACCGAGGAAAGTCGCGAGGGTCTAACAATATGGATAAGGATATGCAAAGGGTGATGGAACGACAGCGTTCGCTTGACTACCAAACGGAAATGAAGGCGAAGTGGCTTCAAAAACCAAAGGACAAGAAAAGAGAAGATGAAAAAGTAAGGGAACAGCGCCGCGAAGCCCTGAAAAAGCTTGCCGAAAAACCCGAAGACAACGATAACCGCTCCAAATCCAGCAAGAGAAAGCAGGCAACAAGTGTGCCCACTAAGCACAACTCCAATCGCGGCGAATTCCTCACCAGAGGAGTCGATGGCCCGCCCGCCAAAGTGGCCAAGAAGGATAACAACGCCATGCCGCCGCCAAAGAAGCCGATTCCCAAACGGCGCCAAACCATTGAGACATTCTCGCAGCAGCTGCAGGCAGCTGATAAAGCCGTCCTCTATCCACAGCCACTTTGCCCGCGTGTTGCGGAGCGGAAGGCGGCCGAGCAGGCGAGGAACCAGCGCACCTGCAACAAAGTCACATTTGCCGAAATGGAGCAGTACCAACGAAGGCACGAAGACCTAACAAAGCTTCAAAAGAAACTGAGGAAGGTGCACTTTAGCGATGTTATCGACGTACGTTATATCGAGTCGGTGCCGGGAGCCAATGCGCCGGTGAAGAATCGCAAAGAAAGTATCAAGCTGTTCCTCAGCTCGTATCGCGATCGACGCGAATGGGTCCTGAAGAACAACAAGCCCAAAAACGACATACGCCACCACTCGCGGAGTATCCTCAGATGGGCCAACCAGTGGCTAAAGCTGGGCAGCGTGGATGCGGTCGCCAACCAGGATGTCCTACTGCCCATTCCGCATGAATTCGATAATTTCAGGCAGTACAGGGAGTGAGTTTTGATATCATTCATTGAAATGTCACGTTTTGCTCacgttctttttgtttttttcaccACAGCACATTTGTGCCTTTGATGAAGCTGGAGCTGCTGACCACCATCGAGAGGGACTACAAGATAAACTGCATAAATACCTTTTCTGCCAGCTTGGAGACCGTTTCCAGTCAGGATAACTGCTACCGTTTGGTTACCAGGGGTGTGTATTTAGCAGGATTTGAAAATGCTCCAATGCTTCACATTTTTATGACCGTTATGGAGGGCagaaaaacatgtttttttgtattttaaaagtctcTCATCCTATATAATGTCAAGGTGTTAATAGTGTTACTAAAATatgatgaaaatttaaatgtttttaggaATGGCATCatatttctttaaagatatacgTCACAGAGGGTGGGTACATACCCTCaaactttcacttttttccAACCGAATTAACATATATTCCACGCATTAGAAAAGAAAACTATGTATACAGATATGCTATAAGATAAGTCTCTATGAATAACCTGCATCTTTTACAAAgtctcattttgttttcccGTGTTCATTTCACTTGCAGTCAGTAGCAAACCCGTTGGCAGATATGTGCTGTGTACCCTGTCCAGTGGTAGCCAACTAGACGCCACTTTTGCCAATCTGATAGAGATCAAGTGTGTCGGAGGTAAGTGATCactatataattaaataatccaAGACATCGCTTACGTTAATCCGTTTCCTAATCCGCCAGGCAAAGTGTTCGACCTGACATTTGATATCCTGCAGCAGGACATAACCGAGGAGCAGATCAACAGCGTGAAGCAGCTAACAGTCTGTCCAGTTGTGGACAGTCTGAGGGTGGAGCTGGGGGCCTTGAGTGCTGTCCATCAGCTCTCGCGATCGCCACTCTGCCGTCGGATTATGAAGCCCACGCAGACGGTGAACGAAGTCTCACTGCCCAAGCAGCCGTTCACCTTCAAGGGATTCAGCAGGATGAACGAGCACCAGGAGAGCATTTGCATTCGCACCTACCAGCGGGTCATCGACGACCTGCAGCCCAGTCTCACACTGATCCAGGGACCGCCCGGAACGGGCAAGTCAAAGGTTATATCGGAGCTGTGCCTGCAGATTCTGTACGGAAATGCGGCCAGGATGCTGGACCGCAAGATCCTGATTTGTGCCCATTCTAACACGGCCGTGGATCATATTGTCGGACTGCTGGGTGGCGTTTTGCGCGTTATGAATCACGACCGCTTTCACTTGCTGCGATACGGAATGCACGAGAAAATGAGCCACTACTCGCGTGCCTATTCGCTGGAGGAGCACTTCAAGACGGCCAAGTTGCAGAAATTGCAGCGCCTCAGTCCGGAGAACACGGAAATCCTAAAGCAACAGCACACGGACTTGAAGGCGGAGATCCAAAAGCTCAGGCAGAAGCCGAATCTCATGGTCACCTATCTGCatcagcagttgcagcagaAGGAGCGTCAGCTGCAACTGATCGCCGAGCAACTGAATCCACCGCTGACGCAGCGCGAGGAGTTTGACATCTCGAAAACCTGTGTGGATAAGGCCAACATCGTCTGCACCACGCTGTCCTCCTGCGTGAAGCTGGCCAACTATGTGGAGTTCTTTGACATCTGCATCATCGACGAGGCCACCCAATGCACCGAGCCATGGACGCTGCTGCCCATGAGATTTGGTCTAACGCACCTGGTTCTGGTCGGCGACACGCAACAACTGCCGGCGGTGGTGCTGTCCAAGAAAGCCATCGACTTCGGGCTGTCCAACTCCATGTTCGATCGCATCCAGCGGAgtctgcagcagcagctggacaAACCGGGCGGCAATCAGTTCGTGCACACGAAACTCTTCAAGCTGAGCATGCAGTACCGCATGCACCCGGAGATTTGCCGCTGGCCGAATAAGTATTTCTACGAGGATCAGTTGGTGAATGCCGAGTGTACGGGGCGTTTCGCCGCGCCACTGATCCCCTACTGCGTGATCAATCTGAGCTACACCCAGGACTCGAGTGGAGCTCAGACCAAGAGTATTAGCAACGACGAGGAGGCTCGCTTTGTGGCCAAGCTCCTGACGGAGATGGACAAGCACATGCCCAGCAAGCGCTACAGCTATGGTCTAATTTCGCCGTACCAGAACCAGTGTTACGCCTTGGGCCAGGTGATTCCCAGCCACATAAACGTCACGCCGCTGACGGTGGACTCGTACCAGGGACTGGAGAGGGACGTGATCATCATTTCGAATGCCAGGACACGTGGCTGCGGCTTCCTCGCCAACTATCATCGACTCAATGTGGCGCTGACCCGGCCTCGCCGTTGCCTGGTCATATGTGGCAACTTTGACGACCTAAAGGTGAGTGGACAGGCCAAACtattaactattattatttaatatcttATAAATTTCAGTCTGTCGACATGTGGCGGCAGTTGCTCGACGATGCCCGCCGGCGGAGGGTTTACTTTGACTTGAAACGCGAGCATATCGATGATCTACAAAGTTCGCTGATCGACAAAATGATGGTTAAACCCAATAACAAAACTAAGGGCAATCAACTAGCCCCCGCTTGAAACAGAGTTGAAGTGATTGAAATGGACTATTAGCTTTAGGAATGCTCCAAGTGCCAACCAAGGAAGAGAAGCGCTTCCCTTATGATTATAAATTAGAAacatgttgttttttttttttgtattatttcatctgttatatatttaacatagATAATTTTTAGTTGAAATCTTTGTACACTTAGTTCGTTAAAACACCGTTGACttgcatttcttttttaaatgccaTACAGATTCTCGTATAACAGGATTTATAAGTAACCGATCATATATCATCTATATACTTTTTGAGAAAGTGTCGCGGATTGAGGATGATGCCTATGTATTTTGCATGACCAAAGGAAcgttaagaaataaatattgataGTATTGCACTACAAAGAATTACAGTATTGCATAAGTTTTGATCTCCTCCTCTTCGTCCCTCagttaattaactaaaatgcGCTTCAATTATGCTAATCTCCAGCTTCTGGCGTCGACTGCCTGATCTCATCTCATGTCTAAGTTATAGTTATAGTAAGTAAATTCACTAACAacaacacgcacacacacatagtcGATATTAAATTCATAGTTATTCTGTTTGCTTTGCCTTGCGTTGCATTTGACGCCTGTCACTTgggcattaaaattaatggaaTCGCTTAATGATACGATTGCACTATGTAGAATTCTGCCAAACACAATCGAGTTAACTTAATGCAAGTAAATGAAGGTACTAACTtaggaaattatttaaaatgtagcaACAAAATCTAACTAAGGactaaaaacataacaaaaattatgcccgtaaataacttattttatgTGGCTGCTTAAAGGTGCTCGCCCGTTTGCTTACAGATATATAtcaatgtatatatatagagaaaTTTCGGCATTATATAGAACGTACGACTAAAGCAAACATCTTGTCCGAATCTAACTGGTAACCGATTAAGCCGATTAGGTTAGCATGTCGCCCAGGTTGTCCTTGAGCGACTGATAAATTTGATATTGTTGATCAGGTTTAAGGTTGTAGATCTGTGTCAGCAGCTTCGCCGGCGACGGAGTTCTAATGAAGCTGGATATATAAACGTTCACGAAGGTGGCCATGAGGAACTGGCAATCGAAGCGATCCATAATGCCGCCATGTCCGGGAATCATGTCGCCAAAGTCCTGCAAATTAAAGAGCATTGTGTTAGgtagataatttattttatttgaaagcCAAACTCACCTTAATTTTGAATGCCCGCTTAAATCCGGAGGCAAAGAAGCCGCCAAAGGGTCCGATTATGGAGCTAAACAGACTCAGGGAGATCGAGTGCCAGATGTAGGGGTAGAGGCTAAGAGTCTTGCCAATGCCAAACTGGAAATGTTTGAAGTTCGAGAGGGTTAAGCTCATTTTAGTAATTGGTATAATCATTTTTGTAGATATATGTTTATGATTTCAACAATGAATAAAACTTTCGATAagataaatataaactatAGGGTATTGACCATGACCAACTGGTGGTGATAACAATTTAGAATGGTTAAGTTCattatacaaacaaaaaatagtacTTCAGAAAGGAAAAATGTGGATAACTGACAGAGTTTTTGCAAgcaaaacacatttttttataattttaaaaattatttaccaAATAACCTGTAAACTGTGTATATCTGTATACCATAATTGGTTATATTTAAGTCATGTGCCATCCATATAGCAACATGCATATGAAATCGGACACCCCAAACAAAACACCCCCACTGTCTATACCCATCATCGCTTACCAACTTAAGGCTGTATTCCTGCGGCGTGAACAGATAGCTGGGCACACAGGACATGGTCATGCGACCCAGTTCCTCGGAGTACTGGATGGGGCAGATGAAGTACTGGTAGTTGCACAGCACATAAGAGAACAGAATGCCGAAGAGGACGGTGGCGAAGCCACCCCCGATGAAGCCCTCCCAGGTCTTCTTGGGGCTGAGCTTGATGAGGGGCGTGCGGCCGAAGAAGAAACCGAACACGTACGCCATGACATCATTGCAGACAATCATCGAGACAGGTACGATGAACCAAATGAGACCTTCGAATATGTTCTGGATGATGAGGTAGCTCTGGGTGACGACAATCAACAGGGATACGTGGGTCCAGGCGAACAGGCTGAACTGCTTGATGTAGTACTTCTTCACCAGCGAGAGGACGAACCAAACGAAGCCGATGATGTACAGGGCGAAGGACAGGAAGCGGTGATAGGTCACCAGAAACTTGAGGTACTCCTGTAAGCAGAATTGCAGCTTATTATggcaatcaatttaaatatcacaCTATTTACTGACCACTCGATTGATGACCACGCCGAAGTAGTCAACCAAATTCTCGCCGTAGAAGAAGTAATTGGAGGTGAGCAAGAAGTACCAGGAAAGACTCCGGAACCAGGGCAAGCCGTGAATCCGATACACCTGGTAGCCAATCGAGATGATCTCCTGGAAGCATTTCACCTGCACCAGCAAAGTCTACACAGAGAAAGTTATAACAGAATTAATAAAAGACTCTATTGCATTGAAATCCACTGCTCTTACCGTGATCATCAAGGCCAATGGACCGCCATAGATGATCAGTGCGAAGCCGCAGATCATAATCCATGTGAAAATGCCGCGAATGACCCAATTCTTCCATCTGTGGAATGCGCAAGAGATTATTGTTTGTAAatgttcatatttatttagaatatTTGCTCGCCAACTGCAGCCAGCTGTGGTCATGGAATGTTTTCTAAAATACACAAATACTGCCGAATTTCAAAATTTCACACTTCTACAAgccagaaaaaataaagaaaatgaaattgctacaaattaaaattttagtattGTAAGGAAATGGCAAATTCCATCAATacaatttgtataattaaatgtaGTACTTTACCCGACGTTATTTTACCCacttttaacaattatttataagtattttattttgtgtttaaattcatttaatttagtaccatttttaaaaacccgATGTcataaaaaaacgattttaattCAAGTTTGCAACTGAAACATTAAAGcgatttaaataatatcaattagaaattaaaacctttttaataaACTGATAATGGTTGTTatcaaattatttgtatttatttatcaattaGTATTAAAAACTAgtatgtaaaatattaaaattaaaatttaaaatatggcTATAATATATTTGGAAACTTGTTGAATAGATcacttattatttataatttttcagcACCAAAAAGCACCGAATAATTCTATTTGTGGTATTATGCATTTTAGAAgaataaatctttaaattttcaagctAAAACTTCTTTGATGATTTTTAAACATCCAACTATAGTAAGACTTTTGGATATAGTTTACTTACCTATCCGGCAAATCCTTGAGGGCCGAGTCTAGTATCTCGGGCGTCTTGTCGGTGCCCTGCGGCAGATTCTTGGCCAGCTCGTCGACGAACTTCTCCTCGGGAATCTTCTCCTCCTCGGAGTCCACCTGCAAtggggattgggattggaaTTGGGAATGCACATTTCGATTGGCTAAATGACGACTTCTAAATGGGTTTCCGTTCCCTATTATCGGACATCGGATTCGATACGACCCGAGTGCAGGGTTTAAGCACTTTCTATTGGGCGCTGAGCAAAGTCCAAGATACGTGTATGTGGGGGGGCTATATACCCATAATCAGAATCACTCGTTTATCCAATACACAGGCATATAGTAAATGTGGTAGAGGGGGCAGGCGGGGAG
Protein-coding regions in this window:
- the LOC128257881 gene encoding uncharacterized protein LOC128257881 isoform X1; this encodes MSSGWYLQHVTTGSRHILHKGDNLVGRHSRCRIVLAGKYEYVSREHAKIIVSDERVVVQSLNALNGIFINDGKLGGKINRLAVAEGSVISLGVTGIPIADVTGVHAIFTLKKMKPTVEEIVLTSDDDDTQPLPAVKSSSCNQPTEFNLKQQIPSFAPKQDISSQEEEELPSSSGLHLPKITEVKQEMVKKTTEDIVNIFGEADEAILDYVMEKNPYVYNRLNNKPVGAATPSTKIHDGDHIVLDSDAEKGQMPEGQGKQEVLPDEEEYDERFALSQAVLKEMKAEMAFSNGEENFLDGIDDMALGSPSSQASEDIVVISDSDDHELYDKVADWSKLLSQKVVPDVIEMSQTYPLAEEDSNSNSDSDLDRTPDKHPRRALRMPSSSEDESSDEVAAINKKRKRGRSEIRIINDHIVRQADSTTPDSQSSKNFKVLVRNIKSIDHVSSTASDEQPFEEVKAKLKTCLKTPPKVLVDDEDKKAETKKSSIPMRRKSVAFRDEVAEFSAAKPSTSREIKDSLKDKAVAPKRQLRSRSKSCYIEMPNDFKEPLTKKGKGKEVVEENLRELRSNCVIVTPKKCDETMDNSRQVLVVTLHSPTKLDVPLIPEKHTPSKKSSRLLNRSKSCSMDRSLATETDDSNKKMSRELSPTKSNASGRVKNLNEARLTRGPSVIEAPSLTKHRGKSRGSNNMDKDMQRVMERQRSLDYQTEMKAKWLQKPKDKKREDEKVREQRREALKKLAEKPEDNDNRSKSSKRKQATSVPTKHNSNRGEFLTRGVDGPPAKVAKKDNNAMPPPKKPIPKRRQTIETFSQQLQAADKAVLYPQPLCPRVAERKAAEQARNQRTCNKVTFAEMEQYQRRHEDLTKLQKKLRKVHFSDVIDVRYIESVPGANAPVKNRKESIKLFLSSYRDRREWVLKNNKPKNDIRHHSRSILRWANQWLKLGSVDAVANQDVLLPIPHEFDNFRQYRDTFVPLMKLELLTTIERDYKINCINTFSASLETVSSQDNCYRLVTRVSSKPVGRYVLCTLSSGSQLDATFANLIEIKCVGGKVFDLTFDILQQDITEEQINSVKQLTVCPVVDSLRVELGALSAVHQLSRSPLCRRIMKPTQTVNEVSLPKQPFTFKGFSRMNEHQESICIRTYQRVIDDLQPSLTLIQGPPGTGKSKVISELCLQILYGNAARMLDRKILICAHSNTAVDHIVGLLGGVLRVMNHDRFHLLRYGMHEKMSHYSRAYSLEEHFKTAKLQKLQRLSPENTEILKQQHTDLKAEIQKLRQKPNLMVTYLHQQLQQKERQLQLIAEQLNPPLTQREEFDISKTCVDKANIVCTTLSSCVKLANYVEFFDICIIDEATQCTEPWTLLPMRFGLTHLVLVGDTQQLPAVVLSKKAIDFGLSNSMFDRIQRSLQQQLDKPGGNQFVHTKLFKLSMQYRMHPEICRWPNKYFYEDQLVNAECTGRFAAPLIPYCVINLSYTQDSSGAQTKSISNDEEARFVAKLLTEMDKHMPSKRYSYGLISPYQNQCYALGQVIPSHINVTPLTVDSYQGLERDVIIISNARTRGCGFLANYHRLNVALTRPRRCLVICGNFDDLKSVDMWRQLLDDARRRRVYFDLKREHIDDLQSSLIDKMMVKPNNKTKGNQLAPA
- the LOC128257881 gene encoding uncharacterized protein LOC128257881 isoform X2, which codes for MSSGWYLQHVTTGSRHILHKGDNLVGRHSRCRIVLAGKYEYVSREHAKIIVSDERVVVQSLNALNGIFINDGKLGGKINRLAVAEGSVISLGVTGIPIADVTGVHAIFTLKKMKPTVEEIVLTSDDDDTQPLPAVKSSSCNQPTEFNLKQQIPSFAPKQDISSQEEEELPSSSGLHLPKITEVKQEMVKKTTEDIVNIFGEADEAILDYVMEKNPYVYNRLNNKPVGAATPSTKIHDGDHIVLDSDAEKGQMPEGQGKQEVLPDEEEYDERFALSQAVLKEMKAEMAFSNGEENFLDGIDDMALGSPSSQASEDIVVISDSDDHELYDKVADWSKLLSQKVVPDVIEMSQTYPLAEEDSNSNSDSDLDRTPDKHPRRALRMPSSSEDESSDEVAAINKKRKRGRSEIRIINDHIVRQDSTTPDSQSSKNFKVLVRNIKSIDHVSSTASDEQPFEEVKAKLKTCLKTPPKVLVDDEDKKAETKKSSIPMRRKSVAFRDEVAEFSAAKPSTSREIKDSLKDKAVAPKRQLRSRSKSCYIEMPNDFKEPLTKKGKGKEVVEENLRELRSNCVIVTPKKCDETMDNSRQVLVVTLHSPTKLDVPLIPEKHTPSKKSSRLLNRSKSCSMDRSLATETDDSNKKMSRELSPTKSNASGRVKNLNEARLTRGPSVIEAPSLTKHRGKSRGSNNMDKDMQRVMERQRSLDYQTEMKAKWLQKPKDKKREDEKVREQRREALKKLAEKPEDNDNRSKSSKRKQATSVPTKHNSNRGEFLTRGVDGPPAKVAKKDNNAMPPPKKPIPKRRQTIETFSQQLQAADKAVLYPQPLCPRVAERKAAEQARNQRTCNKVTFAEMEQYQRRHEDLTKLQKKLRKVHFSDVIDVRYIESVPGANAPVKNRKESIKLFLSSYRDRREWVLKNNKPKNDIRHHSRSILRWANQWLKLGSVDAVANQDVLLPIPHEFDNFRQYRDTFVPLMKLELLTTIERDYKINCINTFSASLETVSSQDNCYRLVTRVSSKPVGRYVLCTLSSGSQLDATFANLIEIKCVGGKVFDLTFDILQQDITEEQINSVKQLTVCPVVDSLRVELGALSAVHQLSRSPLCRRIMKPTQTVNEVSLPKQPFTFKGFSRMNEHQESICIRTYQRVIDDLQPSLTLIQGPPGTGKSKVISELCLQILYGNAARMLDRKILICAHSNTAVDHIVGLLGGVLRVMNHDRFHLLRYGMHEKMSHYSRAYSLEEHFKTAKLQKLQRLSPENTEILKQQHTDLKAEIQKLRQKPNLMVTYLHQQLQQKERQLQLIAEQLNPPLTQREEFDISKTCVDKANIVCTTLSSCVKLANYVEFFDICIIDEATQCTEPWTLLPMRFGLTHLVLVGDTQQLPAVVLSKKAIDFGLSNSMFDRIQRSLQQQLDKPGGNQFVHTKLFKLSMQYRMHPEICRWPNKYFYEDQLVNAECTGRFAAPLIPYCVINLSYTQDSSGAQTKSISNDEEARFVAKLLTEMDKHMPSKRYSYGLISPYQNQCYALGQVIPSHINVTPLTVDSYQGLERDVIIISNARTRGCGFLANYHRLNVALTRPRRCLVICGNFDDLKSVDMWRQLLDDARRRRVYFDLKREHIDDLQSSLIDKMMVKPNNKTKGNQLAPA
- the LOC128257897 gene encoding phosphatidate cytidylyltransferase, photoreceptor-specific, whose protein sequence is MAEVRRRKGEEEPLEDTAISGSGGEANKRNSSAADSSDHVDSEEEKIPEEKFVDELAKNLPQGTDKTPEILDSALKDLPDRWKNWVIRGIFTWIMICGFALIIYGGPLALMITTLLVQVKCFQEIISIGYQVYRIHGLPWFRSLSWYFLLTSNYFFYGENLVDYFGVVINRVEYLKFLVTYHRFLSFALYIIGFVWFVLSLVKKYYIKQFSLFAWTHVSLLIVVTQSYLIIQNIFEGLIWFIVPVSMIVCNDVMAYVFGFFFGRTPLIKLSPKKTWEGFIGGGFATVLFGILFSYVLCNYQYFICPIQYSEELGRMTMSCVPSYLFTPQEYSLKLFGIGKTLSLYPYIWHSISLSLFSSIIGPFGGFFASGFKRAFKIKDFGDMIPGHGGIMDRFDCQFLMATFVNVYISSFIRTPSPAKLLTQIYNLKPDQQYQIYQSLKDNLGDMLT